The Sediminispirochaeta smaragdinae DSM 11293 genome has a segment encoding these proteins:
- a CDS encoding sensor histidine kinase — protein MRSIFSRTFFGLLASSLFVLTVMSLMVGFAIKASILNWNEGKKEELEALLIPIISKVHRLNGGLSEGSLESALTPYMTDSLYVYVFDEQKHPLFLLKQGKRLTLQELEKEEGPLQALLHQSQPLEIRDGDNVIGYLAVDSVDFFAYEANRQFVATMRRAVTTGTIITTGLTLVFSLLFSSSFSRQTRGLVKGITAMSKGARNVDFPSLGTREMNKISQSALDLQNQLSKEESLRRQWMQDISHDLRTPITAIKAQFEAMLDGVLDIGRPRLANLLTELNRVETLVRNLQELSRYESPEMKINARYFHASAFLDDIRERFALLAGQKEIALCCEGEEFWFLIDEHLMQRCVSNIVQNALQHTQPGGTIRVTLESKVKDVVLIVENSGHIAARDLDRMFDRLYRGNSARMGGGSGLGLSIAKAIVDLHHGRIRAENSETTARFILFFPGRRRL, from the coding sequence ATGAGAAGCATCTTTTCCAGAACCTTTTTCGGCCTCCTCGCCTCATCTCTCTTTGTTCTCACCGTTATGTCGCTCATGGTGGGATTTGCCATAAAAGCCTCGATTCTCAATTGGAACGAGGGGAAAAAGGAGGAGCTGGAGGCCCTTCTCATACCCATCATATCCAAGGTCCACAGGCTTAATGGGGGGCTGTCGGAAGGGAGCCTGGAGAGTGCACTTACCCCATACATGACCGACTCTTTATACGTGTATGTCTTTGATGAACAAAAACACCCTCTCTTTCTTTTAAAACAGGGGAAACGACTTACGCTTCAGGAGTTGGAAAAGGAAGAGGGACCGCTCCAGGCCCTACTTCACCAATCCCAGCCCCTGGAAATCCGGGATGGAGATAATGTGATAGGTTACCTGGCGGTAGATAGTGTCGACTTTTTTGCCTATGAGGCGAATAGACAATTCGTTGCAACCATGCGCCGGGCAGTCACCACCGGAACGATTATCACCACAGGGCTCACGTTGGTATTTTCGCTTCTGTTCTCATCATCCTTTTCACGACAAACCAGGGGGCTCGTGAAAGGGATAACAGCCATGAGCAAAGGAGCCCGTAACGTAGATTTTCCCAGTCTGGGAACCAGGGAGATGAACAAAATTTCCCAGTCCGCCCTTGATCTCCAAAACCAGCTTTCAAAGGAGGAGAGCCTAAGACGGCAGTGGATGCAGGATATCTCACACGATTTGCGAACCCCCATTACCGCCATCAAGGCCCAATTCGAAGCGATGCTGGACGGGGTGCTCGATATCGGCAGGCCTCGTCTTGCAAATCTCCTTACGGAACTAAACCGTGTAGAGACACTGGTACGGAATCTTCAGGAACTCAGTCGATATGAGTCACCGGAGATGAAGATCAATGCCCGCTACTTCCACGCCTCGGCCTTTCTTGATGATATTAGAGAACGCTTTGCCCTCCTTGCCGGGCAAAAGGAGATAGCGCTGTGCTGCGAGGGGGAAGAGTTCTGGTTTTTGATTGATGAACACCTTATGCAGCGTTGTGTCTCCAATATTGTTCAGAACGCCCTTCAGCATACGCAACCAGGCGGAACCATTCGAGTCACATTGGAATCGAAGGTGAAGGATGTCGTACTGATCGTCGAAAACAGCGGCCACATTGCAGCACGGGATCTTGACCGAATGTTTGACCGTCTCTATCGGGGCAACAGTGCCCGTATGGGAGGTGGATCGGGTTTGGGGCTTTCGATAGCAAAAGCGATTGTAGATCTTCATCACGGCAGAATCAGGGCGGAAAACAGCGAAACGACGGCACGATTTATTCTATTCTTTCCGGGTCGAAGGCGATTATAG
- a CDS encoding DUF4491 family protein yields MHIEGILIGLAAFVLIGLFHPLVIHGEYHFGTKIWPLFLIAGLLFCGLSLYIGQVVLSAILGVAGFSSFWSIGELFHQKRRVEKGWFPKKERK; encoded by the coding sequence GTGCACATTGAGGGTATCCTAATCGGCCTTGCCGCCTTTGTATTGATTGGCCTCTTTCATCCCCTGGTAATCCATGGTGAGTATCACTTCGGAACAAAAATTTGGCCGCTATTTCTTATCGCCGGGCTTCTTTTTTGCGGCCTTTCCCTTTATATCGGACAGGTTGTACTCTCTGCCATCCTCGGTGTAGCCGGATTTTCTTCATTCTGGAGCATCGGCGAGCTCTTTCACCAGAAACGCAGGGTAGAGAAGGGATGGTTTCCGAAGAAAGAGCGGAAATAA
- the ptsP gene encoding phosphoenolpyruvate--protein phosphotransferase yields the protein MVGLVIVSHSRQLAEALVSLIRGTGNEAIPVVATGGVGEGAQELGTDAGDIVDAIGSVYSDEGVLVLTDLGSAVLSAELALEFLPDEQKPHIRISSAPLVEGAVSAAVQIGLGSSLQEVELEARGGLVPKQEHLDQPETSSSTDAPEADAVSSASGSVASETGNHVERVMTITNVHGLHARPAAKLIRLIGSFDAEVEVSNLSRKLGPVSGRSLNRLSSLNVLQNDRVRFSASGPQATSLLEAVEALIADNFGEAEEQLETIPRSESENPEGLIGISDGIAIGKAFLLTSHGFEAEKAFAEDRDTEARLFTEAVERVEADLAEKKRMLVSRLSEQELEIFDAHAILLRDPELFDETLKLIADEGYKAAYAWSLRVQEVSQAYESLSDAYLRQRAKDVRDVGAQLHDALVGKDGSGELLTGISSPVVLFADDLTPTQTASFDFSIVKGVVTRFGGPTSHTAILCRALGIPAVGGFADMESVADGTMVIIDGKAGAVSIDPQEEKLAEAREAEKQKREELERLRQKAEAPAISIDGSRVEVFANIASPRDAEAAIRNGAEGSGLFRTEFLFLNRKTAPTEEEQFGAFVKVGEAFGEKPVIIRTFDIGGDKQIDYMRLPDEANPFLGVRGLRLYETHRELFTAHIRAILRAAFSFNFQIMVPMVAEVDECIRIRSAIEEVHTDLEREGVQHRWPLPIGAMIETPAAALLAGKLASRVDFFSIGSNDLTQYIMAAERGNPNLVHFADPLHPAVLSAIKLAVESAHLHGKKIGVCGEMGSDRDGIAALLALGVDEISMSPAKIPEAKERIRSLDRSRLLSLLPHLEEEGSAKAIRSFLKELEEGR from the coding sequence ATGGTCGGACTTGTTATTGTTTCTCACAGTCGGCAGCTTGCCGAAGCGCTGGTTTCCTTGATACGGGGAACCGGCAACGAGGCTATACCCGTGGTTGCGACAGGCGGAGTGGGCGAGGGAGCCCAGGAACTCGGAACGGATGCCGGTGACATCGTCGATGCCATCGGTTCCGTTTATTCCGACGAGGGGGTACTGGTCCTCACCGACCTGGGAAGCGCCGTGCTGAGTGCCGAACTTGCCCTGGAGTTTCTCCCCGACGAGCAAAAACCGCATATTCGTATCTCTTCGGCTCCCCTTGTCGAGGGTGCTGTCTCTGCGGCGGTTCAGATCGGATTGGGGTCTTCTCTTCAGGAAGTGGAGCTTGAGGCACGTGGCGGGCTTGTTCCCAAACAGGAGCACCTGGATCAACCTGAAACATCGTCCTCTACCGATGCGCCTGAAGCAGATGCTGTCTCTTCTGCAAGCGGCTCTGTCGCCTCTGAAACAGGTAATCATGTCGAACGGGTGATGACCATCACCAATGTGCATGGCCTGCATGCCCGCCCGGCTGCGAAGCTGATACGCCTGATCGGTTCCTTCGATGCGGAAGTGGAGGTTTCCAATCTCTCGAGGAAGCTTGGACCGGTGTCGGGACGGAGTCTAAACAGGCTTTCGTCACTGAATGTCCTGCAAAACGATCGGGTACGCTTTTCCGCTTCAGGTCCCCAGGCCACCTCCCTTCTTGAGGCGGTGGAGGCCCTGATTGCGGATAATTTCGGAGAGGCCGAAGAGCAGCTCGAAACGATCCCTCGGTCGGAGTCGGAAAACCCGGAAGGACTGATCGGCATCTCCGATGGTATTGCGATTGGAAAAGCCTTCTTGCTTACAAGTCATGGATTCGAAGCCGAAAAGGCTTTTGCCGAAGATCGAGACACCGAAGCCAGGCTTTTTACCGAAGCCGTCGAAAGGGTCGAAGCCGATCTTGCCGAAAAAAAGCGTATGCTCGTCTCAAGGCTCTCGGAACAGGAACTTGAAATTTTTGACGCTCATGCAATCCTGTTGAGAGACCCTGAACTCTTTGATGAGACCCTAAAACTGATCGCGGATGAAGGATATAAAGCCGCATACGCGTGGAGCCTTCGCGTCCAGGAGGTGAGCCAGGCGTATGAGAGCCTTTCGGATGCATATCTCAGGCAGCGGGCAAAGGATGTACGGGATGTAGGGGCTCAGCTTCATGATGCGCTTGTTGGTAAGGATGGCTCCGGGGAGCTCCTGACGGGGATATCCTCGCCGGTAGTCCTTTTTGCCGATGATCTGACGCCGACCCAGACTGCTTCCTTTGATTTTTCCATTGTAAAGGGGGTGGTTACCCGCTTCGGAGGGCCCACTTCGCATACCGCAATTCTGTGCAGGGCCTTGGGCATACCGGCTGTCGGCGGATTCGCCGACATGGAATCTGTTGCCGATGGGACGATGGTTATCATCGACGGCAAAGCGGGGGCCGTATCCATAGACCCGCAGGAAGAGAAACTTGCCGAGGCCCGGGAAGCGGAAAAGCAGAAGAGAGAGGAGCTTGAAAGGTTGCGGCAGAAAGCGGAGGCCCCGGCAATCAGCATCGATGGCAGCCGGGTGGAGGTTTTTGCCAATATTGCATCGCCTCGTGATGCCGAGGCGGCAATACGTAACGGGGCAGAGGGAAGCGGCCTGTTTCGGACCGAATTTCTCTTTCTCAATAGGAAAACGGCGCCGACCGAGGAGGAGCAGTTTGGGGCGTTTGTAAAAGTTGGTGAGGCTTTCGGAGAAAAGCCCGTTATCATCCGTACCTTTGATATCGGTGGGGATAAGCAGATCGACTATATGAGGCTTCCCGATGAGGCGAATCCCTTTCTCGGGGTAAGGGGACTACGGCTCTATGAAACCCATCGGGAGCTTTTTACGGCCCATATCCGTGCGATTCTTCGGGCGGCTTTCTCTTTCAATTTTCAGATCATGGTACCCATGGTTGCCGAGGTCGACGAGTGTATCCGAATCCGAAGCGCTATCGAAGAGGTCCATACCGATCTGGAAAGGGAAGGGGTTCAGCATCGCTGGCCACTACCGATAGGGGCTATGATCGAAACACCGGCGGCAGCGCTTCTTGCAGGAAAACTGGCAAGTCGTGTGGACTTTTTCAGTATTGGTTCAAATGACCTGACTCAGTATATCATGGCTGCCGAACGGGGAAACCCCAATCTCGTTCACTTTGCCGATCCTCTACATCCCGCGGTCTTGTCTGCAATCAAACTGGCTGTCGAATCGGCACACCTGCACGGCAAAAAGATCGGCGTCTGTGGAGAGATGGGTAGCGATCGGGACGGAATTGCCGCATTGCTGGCTCTCGGGGTGGATGAGATCAGCATGAGTCCTGCAAAAATACCCGAGGCAAAAGAACGTATCAGATCCCTTGATCGATCCAGGCTTCTATCCCTTCTTCCCCACCTGGAGGAAGAAGGGAGTGCAAAGGCTATACGCTCCTTCCTTAAAGAGCTGGAGGAAGGCCGGTAG
- a CDS encoding ACT domain-containing protein, with product MLHLTLLPHILAICRLEHDAPVPSWTGGEKFVSITRTGDELSVVCSQQRVPDGVTMEGGWRAFKVEGPLEFSLTGILSSLTLPLAEAGIPVFALSTFDTDYLLVKGVDVETAERVLGQFCFLEEEGANRAH from the coding sequence ATGTTGCACCTAACGCTACTGCCTCATATCCTTGCGATATGCCGCTTGGAGCACGATGCCCCAGTGCCGTCCTGGACCGGGGGCGAGAAATTTGTCTCTATTACCCGAACCGGTGATGAACTTTCCGTTGTTTGTTCTCAGCAAAGGGTCCCCGACGGTGTAACCATGGAAGGCGGCTGGCGTGCTTTCAAGGTCGAAGGACCCCTGGAATTCTCGCTCACCGGCATTCTCTCCTCCCTTACCCTTCCTCTTGCCGAAGCAGGGATTCCTGTGTTTGCCCTCTCCACCTTTGACACCGATTACCTTTTGGTCAAGGGAGTTGATGTTGAAACGGCAGAAAGGGTTTTGGGGCAGTTTTGCTTTCTGGAGGAGGAAGGGGCAAACCGTGCACATTGA
- a CDS encoding zinc-dependent alcohol dehydrogenase yields MMAETMKAIAVLRAGEISVVTDVPKPKPKPYEALVKIHTCGFCNGTDMQIINGTITEAEGLKPYPTVLGHEACGEAIELGAKVRHIAIGDRFVRPDTPYWYGKYSCTHGNMAEYAVAIDRKAMEEDGLPFDSFPSEENCGRIPGDISFEDGAVVLSLLECLSAVRNFHLQAGMDVLVYGAGPMGLGIVACLNAIGVRKIVLIDAVESRLNYACKHFSVNQTINIANDSVANCIEKNSFDAVLDVVGSSRILLEGTLFLKKGGILCGMGVLHKDDALINVRQLQNNTVLHMLNMPYKRMAHIDDLVEMIRHKKINLKDFYTHVLPAEEIKACLRLVKRKEALKVVLTF; encoded by the coding sequence ATGATGGCAGAAACAATGAAAGCAATTGCTGTTCTGAGAGCAGGCGAGATTAGCGTGGTAACGGACGTTCCAAAGCCAAAACCAAAACCGTATGAGGCTTTAGTGAAAATTCATACTTGTGGATTTTGTAACGGAACAGATATGCAGATTATCAATGGTACTATAACGGAAGCAGAGGGCTTAAAGCCCTACCCAACGGTTTTAGGGCATGAGGCTTGCGGAGAGGCTATTGAACTGGGGGCTAAGGTACGGCACATTGCCATCGGGGACAGGTTTGTGCGACCGGATACGCCGTATTGGTATGGAAAATATTCCTGTACCCATGGGAATATGGCGGAATATGCTGTTGCAATTGATAGGAAGGCAATGGAGGAGGACGGACTTCCTTTCGATTCTTTTCCATCCGAAGAGAATTGTGGTCGTATTCCCGGAGATATTTCATTTGAGGACGGTGCGGTAGTCCTTTCGTTGTTGGAATGCTTAAGTGCGGTAAGAAATTTTCACCTACAAGCTGGTATGGATGTCCTTGTTTACGGTGCAGGCCCCATGGGCTTAGGCATTGTCGCCTGTCTAAATGCAATAGGCGTACGTAAAATTGTACTGATTGATGCGGTGGAGTCACGTTTAAACTATGCCTGTAAACATTTTAGCGTTAATCAAACTATTAATATTGCAAATGACTCAGTAGCAAACTGTATCGAGAAAAATTCCTTTGATGCCGTACTTGATGTAGTAGGGTCAAGTAGAATTTTATTGGAAGGGACTCTTTTTCTTAAAAAAGGGGGAATCTTATGTGGGATGGGTGTCTTGCATAAAGATGATGCCCTGATCAATGTGAGGCAGCTTCAAAATAATACCGTACTCCATATGTTGAATATGCCGTATAAACGGATGGCACATATTGATGATTTGGTAGAAATGATCCGTCACAAAAAAATTAATCTAAAAGATTTCTATACCCATGTACTTCCTGCGGAAGAAATCAAAGCGTGTCTCCGCTTGGTGAAAAGAAAGGAAGCACTTAAGGTCGTGCTTACGTTTTAA
- a CDS encoding carbohydrate kinase family protein gives MSILCVGELVADILVRSVDGIDFTIDSMSVDEISLKSGGDAFNVSLNLARLGNKVGFSGKIGRDFLGKFLKGAAAERKVDLRNLCVCDEIPTSAVIALIREDGARTFLHFNGSNDSFCISDIDLSLLKKYTFLHIGGTFHLPAFDGEGTLQLLKAAKGMGLITSMDVAWDRSGQWLKKIGRCLPSIDYFIPSDNEARMLTGTDDVREMAFRLKAAGVKNVVIKMGDKGAYGDIQGKQFFCNTHRVKVVDTTGAGDGFVSGFLTGLAKGADPVSCVKYGTTVASFIIQKVGATEGSPTFQEITHFLSTETELEILHV, from the coding sequence GTGTCTATTCTTTGTGTTGGAGAATTGGTAGCTGATATCTTGGTTAGATCCGTCGATGGAATTGATTTTACGATCGACAGCATGTCAGTTGATGAAATTTCGTTGAAAAGCGGGGGGGATGCATTTAATGTTTCTCTCAATCTGGCACGCCTCGGAAATAAAGTGGGTTTCTCGGGGAAAATAGGTCGTGACTTTCTTGGAAAATTTCTTAAGGGTGCAGCGGCGGAAAGAAAGGTTGATCTAAGAAATCTTTGCGTTTGTGATGAGATTCCGACATCGGCTGTTATTGCCTTAATCAGAGAGGATGGTGCGAGAACGTTTCTGCATTTCAATGGCAGCAACGACTCGTTTTGTATCTCGGACATCGATCTCTCACTTTTAAAAAAGTATACGTTTCTGCACATCGGAGGTACATTCCATCTTCCTGCATTTGACGGAGAGGGAACATTGCAGTTACTCAAGGCTGCAAAGGGTATGGGCTTGATCACTTCTATGGATGTTGCTTGGGATCGATCGGGGCAATGGCTGAAAAAGATCGGCCGTTGTCTTCCTTCTATCGATTATTTTATTCCAAGTGATAATGAAGCCAGGATGCTTACTGGTACAGACGACGTTAGGGAGATGGCATTCCGGCTCAAAGCGGCTGGCGTAAAAAACGTCGTAATTAAAATGGGAGATAAAGGGGCATATGGTGATATTCAAGGAAAACAATTCTTTTGTAATACACATAGGGTCAAGGTTGTTGATACCACAGGAGCCGGAGATGGGTTTGTTTCCGGCTTTCTTACGGGCTTAGCAAAGGGAGCTGATCCCGTTAGCTGCGTGAAATATGGAACAACAGTAGCTTCTTTCATTATTCAAAAAGTTGGTGCCACAGAAGGTTCGCCAACGTTCCAGGAAATCACACACTTCCTATCTACTGAAACTGAACTGGAGATTTTACATGTATAA
- a CDS encoding N-acyl homoserine lactonase family protein, giving the protein MKGIEFALFPNGWGQNDAAWNFAGYNFATAAKKDRGEAWMTFPLQCVVIKHPEAGYIMYDVGCGAREEIDRRPEEHRLINPVMIKRDEYVDQRLMQLGLCVNDISTIIISHCHWDHIGGLEFFKGTPAIKHIYVGKEEFSFALVASHKSSKGYSDALYYKKNLDVDGAEFNLIEEDIELFPDVKLILFEGHSPCVIGLMLHLENSTYIFPSDAVTAEICYKEPIVRPGTIYDSLGFDRTLKRLRKLEKEYDANIIFHHDPWNFPNYRTMEWIR; this is encoded by the coding sequence ATGAAAGGGATAGAATTTGCCTTATTCCCAAATGGGTGGGGACAAAACGATGCTGCATGGAATTTTGCCGGATATAATTTTGCTACGGCGGCTAAAAAGGACCGTGGTGAAGCATGGATGACTTTTCCACTTCAGTGTGTCGTCATCAAACATCCTGAAGCAGGATATATTATGTATGATGTCGGATGTGGTGCGCGGGAAGAAATAGATCGAAGACCCGAAGAGCACCGCCTGATTAATCCTGTGATGATCAAACGTGACGAGTATGTCGACCAGCGATTAATGCAATTAGGCCTTTGTGTGAATGATATCTCAACAATAATTATTTCACATTGTCATTGGGATCATATTGGCGGACTTGAATTCTTTAAAGGTACTCCGGCAATTAAACATATTTATGTTGGGAAAGAAGAGTTTTCGTTTGCACTGGTTGCAAGTCATAAAAGCAGCAAAGGTTATTCTGATGCTTTGTACTATAAAAAGAATCTTGATGTCGATGGAGCTGAATTTAATTTGATTGAAGAGGATATTGAGCTTTTTCCTGATGTAAAGCTCATTTTGTTTGAAGGCCATTCACCTTGTGTCATTGGGCTCATGTTACATCTAGAGAACAGTACCTATATTTTCCCCAGCGATGCGGTAACTGCAGAGATCTGTTACAAAGAACCTATTGTACGGCCTGGTACTATTTATGATTCCCTTGGATTCGATCGTACGTTAAAACGATTACGTAAGCTTGAGAAAGAGTACGATGCAAACATCATATTTCATCACGATCCTTGGAATTTTCCGAATTATCGGACCATGGAATGGATTCGATAA
- a CDS encoding class II fructose-bisphosphate aldolase: MYNNNMKGLIETANREGFAIPAFNYSDIWELLAIVEAARDRKAPVYIASNSLVVNTLGIDYCGALGKVAYKESHGYVLNHLDHAMEVDLCRKAIDSGYMSVMIDGSLKELMENIAMVKEVVRYAHDKGVIVEAEIGKIRGSNEEGTYTGNEYLGSVEEAVAMVSATNVDSLAVGIGNAHGFYKQPPHIHIDLLRDVHHAVSVPLVLHGSTGIPYETVRACIKNGIAKVNVGTMLHSTYVKQLRIELEKKEDYNVVTLLTPVKDAVKAMVKEWIDVCYAGGRY; this comes from the coding sequence ATGTATAACAACAATATGAAAGGACTCATTGAAACAGCAAATCGGGAAGGTTTTGCCATTCCCGCATTCAACTATTCCGATATCTGGGAACTGCTTGCAATAGTTGAAGCTGCAAGGGACCGAAAGGCACCGGTGTATATTGCCTCGAATAGCTTAGTCGTCAATACCCTCGGCATCGACTATTGTGGTGCTCTTGGGAAGGTTGCCTATAAAGAATCACACGGATATGTACTGAACCATTTAGATCATGCCATGGAAGTTGATCTTTGCCGAAAGGCTATTGATAGCGGCTACATGTCGGTGATGATCGACGGGTCTTTAAAAGAATTGATGGAAAACATTGCTATGGTAAAAGAGGTGGTTCGTTACGCCCATGACAAAGGGGTAATTGTTGAAGCGGAAATCGGAAAAATCCGTGGTTCAAATGAAGAAGGCACCTATACAGGCAATGAGTATCTTGGTTCTGTGGAAGAAGCGGTGGCAATGGTCTCTGCAACAAACGTTGATTCTTTGGCTGTTGGCATCGGCAACGCGCATGGATTTTATAAACAACCTCCGCACATACATATTGATCTTTTACGTGATGTTCATCATGCGGTTTCTGTTCCTTTGGTTCTGCATGGAAGCACGGGAATTCCCTACGAGACGGTACGGGCCTGTATAAAAAATGGGATTGCCAAGGTGAATGTCGGGACAATGCTGCATAGCACCTATGTCAAACAGCTACGAATCGAGTTGGAAAAGAAGGAAGACTATAATGTAGTGACTCTCCTGACACCGGTAAAAGATGCGGTAAAGGCAATGGTGAAAGAGTGGATAGATGTTTGCTATGCGGGAGGAAGGTATTAA
- a CDS encoding DeoR/GlpR family DNA-binding transcription regulator: MQQISKRQNEILQIIKKNASINVKDLFPLYPVSSATIRKDLSILEEANLIIRKRGEAHIVDSNTLTPFELRSRINHEIKVEIAKCAVNFINDGDSIILDSGTTTLEIARLLSNKNSITVLTNSLPVATVLANTQVSVSLSGGMLFSQNMSTQGPDAEAFFSRVKVDKAFIAASGVRLNEGLAALSPFEAHLKRFMIKAANEVFGVFDSTKFDAAGINLFAGYGDIDYVITDKTHLPEMALEKFERDGLSYILADKQ, translated from the coding sequence ATGCAGCAAATAAGTAAACGGCAAAACGAGATTTTGCAAATTATCAAAAAGAACGCTTCCATAAATGTAAAAGATCTTTTTCCGCTTTATCCCGTCTCCTCGGCTACCATCCGGAAAGATTTATCAATTCTGGAAGAGGCCAATCTCATCATAAGAAAAAGGGGAGAAGCCCACATAGTAGATAGCAACACCCTGACCCCCTTTGAGTTACGAAGTCGAATAAACCATGAAATAAAGGTAGAGATTGCAAAATGCGCGGTTAATTTTATTAATGACGGTGATTCAATCATTTTAGATTCCGGCACAACAACTCTGGAAATCGCCCGGCTTTTGAGCAATAAAAACAGCATTACCGTACTGACCAATTCACTTCCCGTTGCTACCGTCCTTGCCAATACACAAGTTTCCGTGTCTCTTTCCGGAGGCATGCTCTTCAGCCAGAATATGTCGACGCAGGGACCCGATGCAGAGGCCTTTTTCAGTCGCGTAAAAGTTGATAAGGCGTTTATCGCAGCCAGCGGAGTAAGGCTAAACGAGGGGCTGGCCGCTTTGAGCCCCTTTGAAGCACATCTTAAGCGTTTCATGATAAAAGCGGCAAATGAAGTCTTTGGAGTCTTTGATTCCACAAAATTCGATGCGGCGGGAATCAACCTATTTGCCGGATACGGTGATATCGACTATGTAATTACCGATAAGACACATCTGCCTGAAATGGCATTAGAAAAATTTGAGAGAGACGGCCTTTCGTATATTCTTGCAGATAAACAATAG
- a CDS encoding fasciclin domain-containing protein, with translation MKKRIMIIGASIVFLLSAFAVSANDSLTQVMDSNPDFARFAQLINEGDTKALLAENEELTLLVPSNETLEAVTAQASDDAEAVDRFLKGHILIGALSYDQLRNSEKVITLGGDTLSVALDSDGRVHIGDLVLTSEKNLGTELVSVYSVSGPTDAVEKGEE, from the coding sequence ATGAAGAAACGAATAATGATTATTGGTGCATCTATCGTATTTTTGTTGTCGGCCTTTGCTGTGTCGGCTAATGATTCCCTGACACAAGTTATGGATAGCAATCCCGATTTCGCCCGCTTTGCCCAGCTGATTAACGAGGGTGATACCAAAGCCCTTCTTGCTGAGAACGAAGAGCTTACTCTTTTGGTTCCGTCGAATGAAACCTTGGAGGCAGTAACGGCTCAGGCAAGCGATGATGCAGAGGCTGTTGATCGATTTCTAAAAGGGCATATCCTTATAGGCGCTCTAAGCTACGATCAGCTGCGAAACAGTGAAAAGGTCATCACCCTCGGCGGCGACACCCTATCGGTAGCGCTTGACAGTGATGGACGTGTCCATATCGGCGACCTTGTTTTGACGAGCGAGAAGAATCTCGGTACCGAATTGGTCTCCGTGTATAGTGTTTCCGGTCCCACCGACGCCGTTGAAAAGGGGGAGGAATAG
- a CDS encoding response regulator transcription factor, which translates to MACILLIEDNPFIREALSGYLQLEEHQIVEFEGTKGVIETIKRDIADLVILDIMLPDGNGFSLAKTIREFSNVPLMFLTAKDSESDRILGFEMGADDYVTKPFSTKELVLRVQALLKRYTYSRSELTGKNSWYCEEHKLEIDQKTHHLLIDGNEAYLTGAEWKILLYLAKQESIVVSRERILAECLNYFFEGSERTVDTHIANLRSKLGEGEWIETVRGYGYRFQGHRDREEG; encoded by the coding sequence GTGGCGTGCATACTTTTGATCGAAGACAACCCATTTATTCGCGAGGCTTTGAGCGGATACCTCCAACTGGAGGAGCATCAGATTGTGGAGTTTGAGGGGACGAAAGGCGTTATAGAAACAATCAAACGCGATATTGCAGATCTTGTGATCCTTGACATCATGCTGCCAGATGGAAACGGCTTCTCGCTGGCAAAAACAATTCGGGAATTTTCCAATGTTCCGTTGATGTTTTTAACAGCAAAAGATTCGGAATCCGACCGCATTCTCGGCTTCGAAATGGGAGCCGACGACTACGTAACAAAGCCCTTCTCGACAAAGGAACTGGTCCTGCGCGTGCAAGCCCTTTTGAAGCGGTATACATACAGCCGCTCGGAACTTACAGGCAAAAACAGTTGGTACTGTGAAGAGCATAAACTTGAAATCGACCAAAAGACCCATCACCTTCTCATAGACGGCAACGAGGCATACCTGACAGGTGCCGAATGGAAAATACTCCTTTATCTTGCAAAACAGGAAAGCATCGTCGTTTCCCGTGAAAGAATTCTGGCCGAATGTCTGAATTACTTTTTCGAAGGATCGGAAAGAACCGTTGATACACATATTGCCAATCTCAGATCAAAATTGGGAGAAGGAGAATGGATCGAAACGGTTCGCGGTTATGGATATCGCTTTCAAGGCCATAGGGACAGGGAAGAGGGATGA